The uncultured Sphaerochaeta sp. genome includes the window TACCATCTTTGTAACGGTGGTCAGCTTGGCAGCGTTGAAACGGGCAAAAGGTTCCACACTCCAGGAAATCAATGTAACCCATACCATCATGAGCTCAGGGGCTATGGTTGCAGGGGGATTGGCATTTACCCTCCCAGGGCTCTGGATGATCGACCCAGATGCAAATTTTTCAACGATCAGCCTTATCATCCTGACTGTGGTTGGTGCTATTCTGGGAACCTTGTTCTCTGCACTGTATCGAAAGAAGCTCATCATTGATGAGGCACTCCCCTATCCTATGGGTATTGCAAGCTACAACACCCTGCAAGCCGGAAGCAAAGGTGGAGCAGGCGCAAAGACGCTCTTTGCATCCATGGGAGGCTCGGTTATCTTTACCGTCTTCCGTGACGGGTTTGGAAAAATCCCTGCCTTGCTGACCCTATTCAAGGGAAGCGCCATGATTCCTGCCTTCTCCATCTGGGTAAGTCCCATGGCAATGGGAATTGGGGCCATCATTGGCCCACTGTTTGCCTTGCTCTGGTTTGGTGGTGCGATCTTTGGGTATTATATCCTGACCCCCCTAGGCATCCAGCATGGATTGTTTGCCTCAATGGCGGAAGCAGACGTGTTCCGCTCCAACCTGGGAATTGGCTTGATGATCGGAACAGGTCTTGGTGTCTTCTTCAAGGCAGTAGGAGCAAAACTGCTTGCCCAGAAGAAACTTGAAGACAAACCCAGAACAGCATTCAACAGAACTACGCTGGTTGTTGCATTGGTACTGCTTTTCTCAGTAGTTTTGCTCTCACTTGGAACAGAACTCGGCCTGATCGAGGCACTCGTCCTGATGGCAGGCATCTATCTTGCCACCTACCTCTCGGGCATGTTGACCGGCCAGACAGGCATCAACCCAATGGAAATATTCGGTATCCTGGTCTTGCTTGTCATCCAGCTTATCGCCAACCCTTCCCTCATCGCTTCCTTCAGCATTGCCGCGGTAGTAGCAGTTGCCTGTGGGTTGACCGGTGATGTCATGAATGACCTAAAGAGTGGTTATCTCCTGAAAACCGATCCTAAGCAACAAATTCTTGGCGAGGGTATCGGGGGAGTCATCGGTGCAGTGCTCTCTGTGTTCGTCCTCTTGATCATGAAAGCTTCGTTCGGTGGATTTGGAACTGCTGAGTTGCCCGCTCCCCAGGCAGCGGCAGTATCTGCTATGGTTGGAGGTCTTGGTCATATCCCTGCATTCCTTATAGGCCTCGGAATCGGTCTGGTGCTCTACCTTGCAAATATCCCCAGTGCAACCCTTGGGCTTGGTGTATACCTGCCAATCTACATCAGTTCCATCATGGGCCTCGGAGCACTTATCTCCGGTGGCTTGAAACTGGCTCTCAAAAAGCGCACTGAGGCAGCAAAACTACAAGACAAGACTGGATTGGTCGCCAGCGGCTTGCTTGGTGGTGAAGGCATCACTGGAGTAGCTATCGCTATCCTTTCCATGCTGAAGTAGGTATACTAGGAAAATGGAACAAACAAATACTATTCCACGCTCTCTCTATGGGCTGGATGCAGAAGCTATTACAGAAGTGCTTTCCCTTCCCAAGGCCTTCTATGGAAAACAGATTTATCAGTGGCTCGTCAAGGGTGTCACCTCGTTCGACGAGATGACCAACCTTCCCAAGGCTGAGCGATTACGTCTCAAGGAAGTGATGGGGAGTGCTGTCTCATCAACAGTTGAAACCAGTGAGACCGATGAAAGTGGAGCCACAAAGATGGGCATCCGTCTCCACGATGGTAGAGTCGTCGAGTGTGTCCTGCTTATAGACAAGCGTGGCCGGCATACAGCATGTCTTTCCAGTCAAGTTGGTTGTGCAATGGGATGCACATTTTGCAGAACAGGCACCATGGGCTTGCTGAGGAACCTTACTGCCGATGAGATCATCGAACAATACATTCACCTCCTAGCGGTAAGTGACCAGCCCATCACCCATATCGTGTATATGGGAATGGGAGAGCCCTTGGCAAACATCAATCCGGTAATCCAATCGATCCACTACCTACATGCAAAAGAGAGCTTCAACATCAGCCTGAGAAGGATAACCATCTCCACCTGTGGAGTGGTCCCTGGTATCTTGCGACTTGCAGAACAAAAACTCCCAGTAAGGCTCGCTGTCTCCTTGGTAAGTGCGGACAATCGCCTCCGCTCGAAGATTATGCCGGTAAATGAGAAGTGGGATATCATGGCTCTGAAGAAAGCATTGATGGTGTACCAACATGTTGGAGGAAAACGTTTTACCATCGAGTACTGCATGTTGCGTGGTGTAAATACCGATGAGTTCGGCGCCAAGAAGCTTGCTACCTATGTAGCAGGCATGAATGTAGTGGTGAATCTCATCCCCTGGAACCCCGCTGAGGAACTCCCGTATGAGACCCCAAGCGAAGATGAGATCGATACCTTCTGCCGTGAACTTGACCGATACCGAGTCAATTATACCAGGCGACTATCACGGGGCAGAGAGATCAACGGGGCATGCGGACAGCTGGCGGTGCCCATCAACAAAGGTCTCGACTACGAGTTGATGATCGATGATGAGGATGACGAATAGTTACCACAATGCTGAAAATGATAAGAAGCCCTGCAAAGGCAGGGCTTCTTTTATGTACCGTTATTAAGCAAGAGTCATGTTACTGCAGAACAGCCTTGATCCTTCTCACTCCTGCCGAGGAGGATTGCTCTTTGAGAATCTTGAAGTGACCCATACTCCCGGTACTCTCCACATGGGGGCCTCCACAGACCTCCTTGGAGAAATCCCCGACTGAGTAGACTTTCACCTGCTCCCCGTACTTGCTGTCAAAGAATGCGATCGCACCTTGTGCTTTTGCTTCCTCTACGGTCATGGTCTCAAAGGTTACCGGTAGATTGCGCTTGATCTGCTCGTTGACCATATCCTCGACCTGTTGTATCTCTTCCTTGCTCATGGCAGAGGGATGCGTGAAGTCAAAGCGGAGTCGCTCGGTTGTAATGTTGGAGCCCTTCTGACCAACATGCTCGCCAAGCACCGTTCTCAATGCCTTATGCAACAGGTGGGTTGCTGTATGCAGCGCAGTGGTTTTCTCGCTATGATCGGCAAGACCACCCTTGAACTGCTTGTCTGCACCACTTCGGCTGATCTCCTGGTGCTTCTCAAATGCAGCATTGAAGCCAGCCTCATCAACGGTGAACCCATGCTCTGCAGCCAACTCCTTGGTAAGCTCGATGGGATAACCATAGGTATCGTAGAGCTTGAAGGCGGTTCTTCCGCTGATCTCCCGGTTTTTTCCCTTGAGCAGGTTGGGAAGCATTTTCTCAAACTCCCGCTCACCCTTTGCCAGGGTCTCGGAGAACTTTGCCTCTTCCTGAGCCAGCTCCTTCAGGATGAAATCCTTGTTATCCAGAATCTCAGGGTAGGGCTTCTTATAGAGTTCAAGAACGATAAGTGCAAGCTCTCCGAGGAAGGAACCTTCAATTCCCAACTTATGAGCATGCCTCACTGCCCTTCTGATCAGACGGCGCAGGATGTAGCCCTGACCTACGTTGGAGGGAGCCACCCCTCTCTGGTCTCCAAGGATGAATACACTGGTACGAATATGGTCTGCTACAATACGTACTGAGGTGTCAGTCTCCTCATCATTACCATATTGTTTTCCAGACAGTTTCTCGATTCCTGCAATGATTGGGGTGAATACCTCTGTCTCATAGACAGATTTCTTACCCTGAAGGATTGCAATAGTACGTTCGATTCCCATACCGGTATCGACGCACTTTCTCTCCATCTCACTATAGGTACCGTCACTGTTCTTCTTGTACCCCATGAAGACATCATTCCAGATCTCAAAATATTTCCCACAGGAACACCCGGGGCGGCAATCAGGGCCACACGTCGGTCTTCCGGTATCGATGAACATCTCGCTGTCTGGACCACAAGGACCGGTTTCTCCTGCTGGTCCCCACCAGTTATCCTCTCTTCCGAGATAATAGATACGTTCTGGTGGAATTCCATATCCTTCCCATGCAGATGCAGCATCCTCATCACGGGGAACCTCATCATCTCCTGCAAAAACAGTCACAGACAAGAGGGAAGGGTCAATGCCAAGGACCTCTGTAAGGAACTCATAACTGAAGGCTATTGCTTCCTTCTTGAAGTAATCCCCAAGGGACCAGTTACCCAGCATCTCAAAGAAAGTGAGATGGTGTGGGTCCCCTACCGCTTCAATATCTCCGGTTCGGATACACTTCTGGTAATCGGTAAGGCGGGTGCCTGCTGGGTGTTCGCTTCCCATGATATAGGGTACCAAGGGGTGCATACCGGCGGTGGTAAACAGGACCGTTGGGTCGTTCTCGGGAATCAAGGAAGCACCACTGATCTGGGCATGATCCTTGGATACGAAGAAATCAATGAATTTTTGCCGTAATTCGTTGGCGGTGAGCTGGTTTTTCATAATAGTTGATAGTAGTCTCCCCGACGTTTTCATGTCAAGGATGTTCAGCCCCCACTATGCGTGTAGTGTTCAATGAAAGCAGGAAAATTGAGAATCATATTGCTTTTCTCTTTCTGAAAGAGGAGGTGTTCGAAATCACGTTGTTTCACTTTAAGATCAACACGCGAAATTCGTTCTTTGAGAGCTTCTTTCAACATGGCAAGATTCTCAATATTATGTTTTGAAGTGAGATACGCATAGTCGGGCGCTGTTTGGGAAAGTAGAAATTGTGCATCATAAAAATCTCTACCTTTTGATCTTTGCAGAAGAGCTGAGAGTTTCATTGAACACAGCGTTGCATCTGGCGGAACAGGAACAGGAAAGAAAAAACCACAGCTTTGGATAAAAGCGCTCGTAACCGGATAGGTGTAGCCTTGATCCTGAGCTTCAATTTTTATGAGAAATCTTGCATTCCTATAACCGCTAAATTGAAGTGTGTAGAGCAGTTCAGGGAAATAGAGACTCCTTCTAAAAGCCTGCAGCCCTTCGTGCTCTTTCTCTTTCGGTATTACCTGATACCCTAGACGCCGCAAATATACCAGAATGCTATCAGTCATATGCATGAATTCAGTCTGTGTCATATCTACGCAGTCAAAATCAAGATCTTCACTAAAACGATCTATATGCTTAATAAGGCGAAGATTGGTACCTCCAATGAACACCATATGTTCGATATACTTTGTTTGTGACAAAAATTCCAATATCTGGCATTGAATGTATTCTTTAAGCAGATACGGTTGCAGTTCATTCAAGTCTCGTAAATATGCAGGAAAGTACTGTAGCAATACACTCTTATCGATCATAATCTATACGCCTCTCGTAATTTCTCCACCCTCCGTTTGAGTGACTCAACGCCATACTGTTCGGTATAGTTGGTAAGACGATCAATCTTTAGGATGTCAAGATCCAACCTTAGTCCCAACATATCTTCTACTGTATGGTACTGTGGATAAAGATACAGAAGATCCAAAATTGCTTTTTCCGGATATGCTATATGCACTCCCCAAGACGGGTGAAACGCAGAAGATTCTATGGTATAGCCAAAAAATGAAGAACTACGAATCGTGTGATAGGTAAACTGGCCAAATTCATTGGTAAAATACGCTGTTTTTCTACTAGAAACACTCGTGACCTGTACCACAGCCTCTGGAATCATACCCCAAAAGGCAAGAGCACTATGTATGCTGATGTATGAGGGTTGATACATCTTGTTTGCAAAATACAATTGAGCATCGCCAGAGCGAAGATATTCTGGAAATGTATATACATTTTGTTTCAAACGAATAAGTTTATGTTCCTTCACCCAGCGTCCAATAGTATTCCGGCTCACCGAGAACCGTGCACCTGACGCTACTTGCTGAAGGGTAAAACAACCCATCGGTGAAAAGATTTCCTTGAATTCCAGATAGGAAGCACGCTCTTTTATTTCCATAACGCACTAATTATAGTGCATTATAGAAATATAACAAGATACTGGTGCTGTGAAAGGACTCTTACTCCTCCAAAGCAAATAGATCGAGCTGTATTGCAGTATCCTTGGGTCTTCCAACAGTTCGTTTTGTCTCCATCGCCTTCTTCAGAATACGGGGAAGGTCTTCACTCTTCCTGATCACAAAGACCCTGCTTTGGCCTGCAAACTTTCTGGGCCAAAGAATACTTCGGTTCTCTATGCTGCTTTGGTAGATGAAGAGATACTTTTTCTGTTCCAAGGCAAAGGAAGCCTGCCGTACAGCCCCTCCCCCGTCACGGTCCTCTACCACCACAGAAGCAAGACTCAAGGCACTCATCAGGCGATTACGAAGCAGGAAATGCCATTTCTGGGTAGTGGTTGAAGGAGCAAATCGACTGACTACCACTCCACTCTTGGCAATTTCACCTTGTAGTTCTGTGTGCTCCTTTGGATAACACTGACAGAGCGGGGTACCGATGACCGCCATGGTAGGAGCACCAGAGGTTAACGCTCCCTTGTGGGCCACCCCGTCAATACCAAGGGCAAGTCCACTTGCAACCACATACCCGGCTTTAGCAAGTGCATGAGATGTCTGTAAAGCCAATTTTTTCCCTTCAAGAGAGGGCGATCGAGTTCCGATGACAGAAACCGAAGGAGCCTTCAACAGGGATACATTTCCCTGTACATAGAGAAAACGCGGAGCATAGGCAAAAGTGTTCACCTGGGATGGCCAGAAGGGACTGTGTTCATCAATAACCAATACTTTATCACCCATCTCCTCAAAGAATGGTCGACAATGATAGTAGGCTTCACTGATTTTGTTCTCTTCCGTTGCCATGAAGGAAGCATACTCTTTGATATGCAAAGGGAGTGGATCGGTCACATCAATGCGAGAGGAAGCCAATGAAAAGGCTTCCCCTGCTTTTGATTCTGCTCCACCGCATGCTCTAACGAGTGTTTCATAATGCAGGGCCTTGACTGCTGTTGCATCCATGCCTTGACTCTACCACTGTTGTCCTGTTTGGGCAATCGAGCGAAAAACTGGCTTTACCTACAGAGAGCTTCAGCGATATCCCTCATCCCTGAAAGGTGTTCTTCAGTCGGATTCCAATTGACCTTCATCTCAGGTTCCACAACAGAGAAGCCTGACTTTGAAAGTTCCTCGCGTAGGATACCTACCCCTTCTCCGCTCCAGCCATAACAACCAAACACCGCAGCCTTCTTTTTCTTGAACTGCAGCTCAGAGAGGAAGTGGAGCCAGCCACCGACTGAAGAGAGTATCGACTTACCGACAGTGGGAGAACCCAAGGCTATTGCCTTCGATTTAAACACCTCAGTCATGATATCATTCTTGTCTGTTTGACTGATACTGAACACTTTCACTACGGTATCCCCATCCAGAGCTTGAATCTCTCCAGCCAAGGCA containing:
- a CDS encoding OPT/YSL family transporter, translated to MNRHLTLRGALIALVGLLVITASSMYVALRMGALPWPTIFVTVVSLAALKRAKGSTLQEINVTHTIMSSGAMVAGGLAFTLPGLWMIDPDANFSTISLIILTVVGAILGTLFSALYRKKLIIDEALPYPMGIASYNTLQAGSKGGAGAKTLFASMGGSVIFTVFRDGFGKIPALLTLFKGSAMIPAFSIWVSPMAMGIGAIIGPLFALLWFGGAIFGYYILTPLGIQHGLFASMAEADVFRSNLGIGLMIGTGLGVFFKAVGAKLLAQKKLEDKPRTAFNRTTLVVALVLLFSVVLLSLGTELGLIEALVLMAGIYLATYLSGMLTGQTGINPMEIFGILVLLVIQLIANPSLIASFSIAAVVAVACGLTGDVMNDLKSGYLLKTDPKQQILGEGIGGVIGAVLSVFVLLIMKASFGGFGTAELPAPQAAAVSAMVGGLGHIPAFLIGLGIGLVLYLANIPSATLGLGVYLPIYISSIMGLGALISGGLKLALKKRTEAAKLQDKTGLVASGLLGGEGITGVAIAILSMLK
- the rlmN gene encoding 23S rRNA (adenine(2503)-C(2))-methyltransferase RlmN, with protein sequence MEQTNTIPRSLYGLDAEAITEVLSLPKAFYGKQIYQWLVKGVTSFDEMTNLPKAERLRLKEVMGSAVSSTVETSETDESGATKMGIRLHDGRVVECVLLIDKRGRHTACLSSQVGCAMGCTFCRTGTMGLLRNLTADEIIEQYIHLLAVSDQPITHIVYMGMGEPLANINPVIQSIHYLHAKESFNISLRRITISTCGVVPGILRLAEQKLPVRLAVSLVSADNRLRSKIMPVNEKWDIMALKKALMVYQHVGGKRFTIEYCMLRGVNTDEFGAKKLATYVAGMNVVVNLIPWNPAEELPYETPSEDEIDTFCRELDRYRVNYTRRLSRGREINGACGQLAVPINKGLDYELMIDDEDDE
- a CDS encoding alanine--tRNA ligase, producing MKNQLTANELRQKFIDFFVSKDHAQISGASLIPENDPTVLFTTAGMHPLVPYIMGSEHPAGTRLTDYQKCIRTGDIEAVGDPHHLTFFEMLGNWSLGDYFKKEAIAFSYEFLTEVLGIDPSLLSVTVFAGDDEVPRDEDAASAWEGYGIPPERIYYLGREDNWWGPAGETGPCGPDSEMFIDTGRPTCGPDCRPGCSCGKYFEIWNDVFMGYKKNSDGTYSEMERKCVDTGMGIERTIAILQGKKSVYETEVFTPIIAGIEKLSGKQYGNDEETDTSVRIVADHIRTSVFILGDQRGVAPSNVGQGYILRRLIRRAVRHAHKLGIEGSFLGELALIVLELYKKPYPEILDNKDFILKELAQEEAKFSETLAKGEREFEKMLPNLLKGKNREISGRTAFKLYDTYGYPIELTKELAAEHGFTVDEAGFNAAFEKHQEISRSGADKQFKGGLADHSEKTTALHTATHLLHKALRTVLGEHVGQKGSNITTERLRFDFTHPSAMSKEEIQQVEDMVNEQIKRNLPVTFETMTVEEAKAQGAIAFFDSKYGEQVKVYSVGDFSKEVCGGPHVESTGSMGHFKILKEQSSSAGVRRIKAVLQ
- a CDS encoding nucleotidyl transferase AbiEii/AbiGii toxin family protein, with translation MIDKSVLLQYFPAYLRDLNELQPYLLKEYIQCQILEFLSQTKYIEHMVFIGGTNLRLIKHIDRFSEDLDFDCVDMTQTEFMHMTDSILVYLRRLGYQVIPKEKEHEGLQAFRRSLYFPELLYTLQFSGYRNARFLIKIEAQDQGYTYPVTSAFIQSCGFFFPVPVPPDATLCSMKLSALLQRSKGRDFYDAQFLLSQTAPDYAYLTSKHNIENLAMLKEALKERISRVDLKVKQRDFEHLLFQKEKSNMILNFPAFIEHYTHSGG
- a CDS encoding type IV toxin-antitoxin system AbiEi family antitoxin domain-containing protein, giving the protein MEIKERASYLEFKEIFSPMGCFTLQQVASGARFSVSRNTIGRWVKEHKLIRLKQNVYTFPEYLRSGDAQLYFANKMYQPSYISIHSALAFWGMIPEAVVQVTSVSSRKTAYFTNEFGQFTYHTIRSSSFFGYTIESSAFHPSWGVHIAYPEKAILDLLYLYPQYHTVEDMLGLRLDLDILKIDRLTNYTEQYGVESLKRRVEKLREAYRL
- a CDS encoding DNA-processing protein DprA, producing the protein MDATAVKALHYETLVRACGGAESKAGEAFSLASSRIDVTDPLPLHIKEYASFMATEENKISEAYYHCRPFFEEMGDKVLVIDEHSPFWPSQVNTFAYAPRFLYVQGNVSLLKAPSVSVIGTRSPSLEGKKLALQTSHALAKAGYVVASGLALGIDGVAHKGALTSGAPTMAVIGTPLCQCYPKEHTELQGEIAKSGVVVSRFAPSTTTQKWHFLLRNRLMSALSLASVVVEDRDGGGAVRQASFALEQKKYLFIYQSSIENRSILWPRKFAGQSRVFVIRKSEDLPRILKKAMETKRTVGRPKDTAIQLDLFALEE